Genomic segment of Xanthomonas sp. DAR 35659:
CTCGGCCTGTTCGAACAGGTGATCGCCAGCGACGGCAAACGCAATCTCTCCGGGCGCAACAAGGCCGATGTCCTGGTCGACGCGTTCGGCACCGGCAATTTCGACTATGCCGGCAACGGCACGGTGGACCTGCATGTCTGGGAAAAGGCCGGCGGTGCCTGGGTGGTCAACAACGGTGCCGCGCTCAGCAGGGCCGCCGCGCAGCGCACCACGGTGCACGCGCATTGGCCCGCACCGCCGCGTGGCCGCGCTTGGCTGAAGGCGCTGCGGTTGCATCAGTGGCTGAAGAACCTGCTGGTCTTCGTCCCACTGCTGACCGCGCACCGCTTCCTGGACCCGGAGTCGGTCCTCCAGGCGGCGATCGCGCTGATCGCATTCGGGTTGTGCGCCTCCGGCGTGTACGTGCTGAACGATCTGCTCGATCTCACGCCAGACCGCCAACACCTGCGCAAGCGCCGGCGCCCGTTTGCCGCTGGCCAGATTCCCTTGCTGCATGGCCTGTTCGCCGCTCCGGTACTGACCCTGGGCGGACTCGCGCTGTCGCTGGCCTGCAACCTGGAATTCACCCTGGTGCTGTTGGCCTACTACGTGATGACGCTGGCGTACTCGTTGCGCCTGAAGCGGATCGTGATGATCGATGTGGTCCTGTTGGCCGCGCTGTACACGGTGCGCATCATCGGCGGCGCGATGGCGATCGGCGTCGAACTATCGTTCTGGCTGCTCGCGTTCTCGATGTTCATGTTCCTGTCGCTAGCCCTGCTCAAGCGCTATACGGAACTGCACGCGATGCTGAACACTGGCAGGACCAAGGCCAGCGGGCGTGCCTACTCGGTGGAGGACCTGTCCCTGCTGCAATCGATGGGTGCCGCCTCCGGCTACATCGCGGTGATGGTGATGGCGCTGTACATCAATAGTCCCGCGAGCGTGGCGCTGTATCGCCACCCGCAGGTGCTGTGGTTGATCTGCCCGGTGCTGCTGTATTGGGTGAGCCGAGTCTGGGTGATCGCGCACCGCGGCGACATGCACGACGACCCCATCGTGTTCGCCGCCACCGACAGGGTCAGCCAGATAGTGGTCGCGCTATGCGGGCTGTTCGCGCTGAGCGCGATCTGATGGCGGACGCGGGGCAAGCCTGGGGGCGCTATCCGAAGGCCACGCAGGTGTTGCTGCCGGTCGGCGATCGGGCGGCGGCGCTGCCTCCGTTCGACGGTCGCGCGCTCCCGCGCGGCAACGGCCGCAGCTATGGCGACAGCTGCCTGAATCCGGACGGCACCCTGCTGTGCGCGCGCAGCCTGGACCGGTTCATCGGATTCGATCCGGCAACCGGCCTGCTGCACTGCGAAGCCGGGGTCACATTGGCCGAGATCATCGACCTGGCCTTGCCGCAGGGCTGGTTCCTGCCGGTCACTCCAGGTACGCGCTACGTCACCGTGGGCGGGGCCATCGCCAACGACGTGCACGGCAAGAACCACCACCGCACCGGCAGCTTCGGCCACCATGTGCGCGCCTTCGAGTTGCTGCGCAGCGACGGCGCGCGCCGCGTGTGCACCCCCGACGATGATGCCGAAGGCTGGTTCGCCGCCACCGTCGGCGGCCTGGGATTGACCGGTCTCATCACCTGGGTGCAGCTCCAGTTGCGCCGGGTCGCGAGCGCCGCCCTGGAGACGGAGAACATCCGCTTCGGCTCGCTGGACGAGTTCTTCGCCTTGTCGGCAGCGTCTGCAGACACCCATGAATACAGTGTCGCCTGGATCGACTGCCTGGCCAGCGGCCGCGCGCGCGGCCGTGGCCACTTCACCCGCGCCGACCATTGCCAGGGCTTGCCGGACGAACGCCCCAAGCCCCCCGGCGCGGGTCTGCCCATGCCGCTGACGCCGCCGTTCTCCTTGGTCAACCAACTGTCGCTGCGGCCGTTCAACGCGCTGTACTTCTGGCGCCAGCCCGCGCCGCGCAAACGCTTCGTCAGCCACTTGCTGCCGTTCTTCTATCCGCTGGACGGCATCCGCAACTGGAACCGCATGTACGGCCCGGCTGGCTTTCTGCAGTACCAGTGCGTCCTGCCGCCGGCCGCCGCCCGAGACGGGGTGGACGCATTGTTGGCGGAGATCGCGCGCAGCGGCAGCGGCTCGTTCCTGGCGGTACTGAAGGAATTCGGCGCAGCGCGTTCGCTCGGCATGCTGTCGTTTCCCCGGCCAGGCACCACCCTCGCACTGGATTTCCCCAATAGCGGCCCGGAGGTGTTCCGGCTGCTGGAGCGGCTGGACCGCATCGTCGACGCGGCCGGCGGCGCTCTGTACCCTGCCAAGGACGCGCGGATGAGCGCAGCCTCGTTCCAGCGCGCCTACGGCCGCTGGCGGGAATTCACTGAGTATCTAGATCCACGCTTTTCTTCCGGCTTCTGGCGCCGGGTCACGGAGTAGACATGCAACGCGTCCTCATCATCGGCGCCACCTCGGCCATCGCCGAAGCCACTGCCCGACGCTATGCCGCACGTGGCGCGGCGATCCATCTGCTCGGCCGCCAGGCCGCGCGCCTGGACGCGATTGCGGCCGACCTGTCCGTGCGCGGCGCCAAGGCCAGCACGGGCGTGCTCGACGTCAACGACGGCGCGCGCCACGGCGAAGTGTTCGACACCGCATGGGCGGCATTGGGCGGCGTGGACGTCGTCCTGATCGCCCATGGCACCCTGCCGGATCAGGCTGCCTGCGACGCCTCGGTCGAGCTTTCGTTGCGCGAATTCGCCACCAACGGCACCTCCACGATCGCACTGTGCGCTGCACTGGCACCGCGTCTGGCGGCTGGCGCGACGCTGGCGGTGATCTCGTCGGTGGCTGGCGATCGCGGCCGCGCCAGCAACTATCTGTACGGCAGCGCCAAGGCCGCGGTCAGCGCCTACCTGAGCGGCCTCGGCCAGCGCCTACGACCGGCCGGGATCAACGTCCTCACGATCAAGCCGGGCTTCGTCGACACGCCGATGACCGCCGCCTTCAAGAAGGGGGCGTTGTGGGCCAAGCCCGACCAGATCGCCCAGGGCATCGTGCGCGCCGTCGATCGCCGCCGCGCCGTTG
This window contains:
- a CDS encoding UbiA family prenyltransferase: MDLDGTLLNSDILYESVLALLARNPLYLFMLPLWLLRGKAALKRELASRVSLPAETLPYNEKVLELLRTTTQRPRVLCTASDALLVKPIADYLGLFEQVIASDGKRNLSGRNKADVLVDAFGTGNFDYAGNGTVDLHVWEKAGGAWVVNNGAALSRAAAQRTTVHAHWPAPPRGRAWLKALRLHQWLKNLLVFVPLLTAHRFLDPESVLQAAIALIAFGLCASGVYVLNDLLDLTPDRQHLRKRRRPFAAGQIPLLHGLFAAPVLTLGGLALSLACNLEFTLVLLAYYVMTLAYSLRLKRIVMIDVVLLAALYTVRIIGGAMAIGVELSFWLLAFSMFMFLSLALLKRYTELHAMLNTGRTKASGRAYSVEDLSLLQSMGAASGYIAVMVMALYINSPASVALYRHPQVLWLICPVLLYWVSRVWVIAHRGDMHDDPIVFAATDRVSQIVVALCGLFALSAI
- a CDS encoding FAD-binding oxidoreductase, with product MADAGQAWGRYPKATQVLLPVGDRAAALPPFDGRALPRGNGRSYGDSCLNPDGTLLCARSLDRFIGFDPATGLLHCEAGVTLAEIIDLALPQGWFLPVTPGTRYVTVGGAIANDVHGKNHHRTGSFGHHVRAFELLRSDGARRVCTPDDDAEGWFAATVGGLGLTGLITWVQLQLRRVASAALETENIRFGSLDEFFALSAASADTHEYSVAWIDCLASGRARGRGHFTRADHCQGLPDERPKPPGAGLPMPLTPPFSLVNQLSLRPFNALYFWRQPAPRKRFVSHLLPFFYPLDGIRNWNRMYGPAGFLQYQCVLPPAAARDGVDALLAEIARSGSGSFLAVLKEFGAARSLGMLSFPRPGTTLALDFPNSGPEVFRLLERLDRIVDAAGGALYPAKDARMSAASFQRAYGRWREFTEYLDPRFSSGFWRRVTE
- a CDS encoding SDR family oxidoreductase, with amino-acid sequence MQRVLIIGATSAIAEATARRYAARGAAIHLLGRQAARLDAIAADLSVRGAKASTGVLDVNDGARHGEVFDTAWAALGGVDVVLIAHGTLPDQAACDASVELSLREFATNGTSTIALCAALAPRLAAGATLAVISSVAGDRGRASNYLYGSAKAAVSAYLSGLGQRLRPAGINVLTIKPGFVDTPMTAAFKKGALWAKPDQIAQGIVRAVDRRRAVAYLPGFWWAIMMVIKNIPEFVFRRISL